A region of the Rhizobium leguminosarum bv. trifolii WSM1325 genome:
TTATAGCGCAGGCAGCAGACTTTCCGGCGCACGAATTCGAGCCCGCATTGCTGGCGCGCAATGCGGATCATGCCGAACATCGGGTTGCGCCCGCCGCCCGGCCATTGAGCTTCTTCCAGCAGCGCCAGGCCACCTTCGACGAGGAGGGGCTCATGGCGATGAGCGATCTCCTTCAGAATCCAGGAGAGATAGGCCGCGACATTGTTCCAGAGAAGCTTCGGCGCGACGCCGGCATTGGCGGCGATCGCCGCGATGACGGGCTCGGCGTGACCGAGCATCAGCCGGTGAAGCTCGCCGGCCGGGTCAGTCGTCACCTCGGGCCTGCCGGACATCAAGAATGCTTCCGGTTCGCCTGTCTGGTCGGTACAGACGAGCGATAGGCGGTCGATTTCTAGCGGCAGCCCGATGTGGTGCACGAACAAATGGACGCTGGGGGCGATGGTCAGCATGCTGAAGTAGTAGAGCGTCCACATCGAGACGATCGCACGACGGTCGCTGCGGGGAAATTTTTGCGCATACCGGCCAATGATCTCGTCGAAGATCGCCCGGTCGCAAAGATCTCTGCAGGAAACGACGATACCCGTCTGCGGCGGGGAATCGAGCAGCTTGCCGCGGCAATAAGAGAACGGTCCGTCGCCCACCAGTCCGTCGAGGTTGACGGTCTGGTGGGCGACAGGATGGTCAGCGATCAAGGTCGGGCGCTGGAGCGCCCCGTTTGTCTCCATTGCCGTGCCTTACCACCGGTATTTCAGGGTGCCGGTAATGTTACGGCCCTGGCCGAGATAGCAGAAGCCCTCATTGCAGACAGTGTCGCGTTCGTCGGCAATGTTGCGGATATTGAAGGCGGCCGTCAGGCCCTCATATTTCTTGTCGACCGCGCCGAAATCATAAGCGGCGGACGCATCGACGTAGAAACCCGAAGGGTTTTTCGAAGTATTGGCGGTATCCGTCCAGTTCTCGCTGACGTAACGGACACCCGCGCCGACCGACAGCCCGTTGAACGGATTCATTTCCTGGAACGTATAGTTGGCCCAGAGACTTGCGACATGCGATGGGGTCACAGCCGGCGTGTTGCCCTCGTTTTCACCACCTCCGGTCACCTCGGAATGGTTGTAGGTGTAGGCTGCGATGAGATCCAGGCCATCGGCGACTGCCGCGCGGGCTTCAAGCTCGATGCCCGTTCCCGTCACCTCGCCGAGCGAGTTATAGGCAAGGGTCAGGGGATTGGCCAACACCGGCTTGTTCTTTTCGACGATGTGATAGGCGACCGCCGATAACAGGATATCGGTGCCGGGCGGCTGGTACTTCACGCCAAGTTCGTATTGTTCGCCCTCCGTCGGCTCCAGGATCTTGCCGGATGCCGACCGGTTGGTCACGGGATCGAAAGAGGTCGCATAGGAAACGAATGGCGCGATGCCGTTGTCGAAGCGGTAAAGCGCGCCGGTCTGCCAGGAGAGGGCATTCTTGCTGACGTCTTCGGAGGCGTTCAACCCCAAAG
Encoded here:
- a CDS encoding ferric iron reductase (PFAM: ferric iron reductase~KEGG: ret:RHE_PF00468 ferric iron reductase protein), whose protein sequence is METNGALQRPTLIADHPVAHQTVNLDGLVGDGPFSYCRGKLLDSPPQTGIVVSCRDLCDRAIFDEIIGRYAQKFPRSDRRAIVSMWTLYYFSMLTIAPSVHLFVHHIGLPLEIDRLSLVCTDQTGEPEAFLMSGRPEVTTDPAGELHRLMLGHAEPVIAAIAANAGVAPKLLWNNVAAYLSWILKEIAHRHEPLLVEGGLALLEEAQWPGGGRNPMFGMIRIARQQCGLEFVRRKVCCLRYNLPGVGGCGEACPLPEGRH